The DNA window GAACGGATGCCGTCAAAATCGCAACTTTTGCGTGGTCGTTTTCGAGGCTGCCGAATCCGAAACTCAGCTCGGCGATGAGAAGCGACACGGTGAAACCGATCCCGGCGAGCAGGCCGACACCGAACAGGTCCACCCACCGGAACGATGGGTCGAGCCTCGCCCGGGTGAATTTCGAGACCAGCCACGTTGTTCCCAGGATTCCGATGGGCTTTCCGGCGACGAGGGCAATGATGATGCCTATCGTTACCGGGTCCATCAGGGCCGACGTGAAGCCGTCAACGCCACCAATCGCAACACCAGCGGAGAAGAAGGCGAAAACGGGCACGGCGAACCCGGCGGAGATCGGCCGGAACCGGTGCTCGAAGATCTCGGACAGGCCGGGCCCGGCTTCCGGTCCGCCGCTGGCCTTGCTCCTGATCACCGGGATCGCGAAGCCAAGCAGGACACCCGCGATCGTTGCGTGAATCCCGGATGCGTGGAGCAGCGCCCACGTGACGACGCCGATGGGCAGCAGGATGAACCATGCCGCCGCAGGCTTCAGCCCGAAGAATCGCCGGTACTTCTGCGCGAGGAAGGTGTACAGGGCAAGCGGAATCAGCGTGAGACCCAGAGCCACCACGTTGATGTCCGTCGTGTAGAACACGGCAATGATCAGGATGGCGATCAGGTCGTCGACGACGGCGAGGGTCAGGAGGAAGATCCGCAGCGCACTTGGCAGGTGGGAGCCGACGATAGCAAGGACGGCCACAGCGAAGGCGATGTCTGTCGCGGTGGGGATCGCCCATCCACCGATTGTGGCGTCGTTTCCCCAGTTGATAGCGACGTAGATGAGCGCGGGAACAACAACGCCACCGACGGCAGCCGCCACCGGAATGACGGCCTTGCGGAAGTCACGCAGATCACCCGCAACCAGTTCCCGCTTCAGCTCGAGGCCGACGAGAAAGAAGAACACGGCGAGCAGCCCGTCGGATGCCCAGGCCCCGAGACTCAGTTCGAGGTGCCAGGGCTCGTAACCGATCTTGAAGTCGCGCAGGGCAAAGTAACCGTCAGAGGCGGGAGAGTTCGCCCAGATCAGGGCGATAAGCGCCGCGGCGACCAGGAGCATTCCGCCGACAGTTTCCTTGCGGAGGATGGTCGCGATTCTGCTCGCTTCGGCGTAGCTGCCCCGCGACAATACGTTGGGACGGTCTGGCGGCACGGTTGCCATGGAAACTCCTTGAAATTGGGTCGTTGATCGATCTTGCCGACCAGACTTCCCGGCGCACCACCTCGATACTATCCGGCCCGGCCTCACGGCGCGGGTTGCCCGGAAGGCTCCACGAGCGCATCAAGCGCGGCCTGTAGCGTGTCGAAGCGCTCCCAGCCAGGTCCCTGTTGCAGACGCACCAGTTCGTAAACGTTCGCCGTTCTGCCGATGTAGCCCAGCATCCGTCTGGCGTCGCTCTGACGGAACCGCCCATCGCACACCCTCCACTCGTGGTCGCTGATGGCGAGAATTTCCAGCACCGGCTTCGCTTCAACATTCCGGGGTACCGGCACTCACTTCTCCACTTCTTCATCAGCGAAACCGCTGCGACTTGCCCGCGAGGGTCTCCTACCGTAGGTTCACAACACAACTCGCGGCAGGACCTTGACATCGGTCGGCAGGGAGGTCCGGGCGCGTCTCTCTGGAGCGACCCACTGGGCCACTGCGTCCCGTCCATCGGGCATCAGGGTTGACCAGGACCGCCCGTGGCCCTAGCTTGAGAGCCACCAGCCGAAGGAGAAAACCATGAATGCTGACATCGTTCTTGCCTGGCTGGTCGCTGGTCTCGCGGGCGCGGCATATCTGGCCGCTCT is part of the Mycetocola zhujimingii genome and encodes:
- the nhaA gene encoding Na+/H+ antiporter NhaA, with product MATVPPDRPNVLSRGSYAEASRIATILRKETVGGMLLVAAALIALIWANSPASDGYFALRDFKIGYEPWHLELSLGAWASDGLLAVFFFLVGLELKRELVAGDLRDFRKAVIPVAAAVGGVVVPALIYVAINWGNDATIGGWAIPTATDIAFAVAVLAIVGSHLPSALRIFLLTLAVVDDLIAILIIAVFYTTDINVVALGLTLIPLALYTFLAQKYRRFFGLKPAAAWFILLPIGVVTWALLHASGIHATIAGVLLGFAIPVIRSKASGGPEAGPGLSEIFEHRFRPISAGFAVPVFAFFSAGVAIGGVDGFTSALMDPVTIGIIIALVAGKPIGILGTTWLVSKFTRARLDPSFRWVDLFGVGLLAGIGFTVSLLIAELSFGFGSLENDHAKVAILTASVLAALLATVVLRIRNRRYKQIEAEERVDADNDGTPDVYQGGGH